A genomic region of Alligator mississippiensis isolate rAllMis1 chromosome 4, rAllMis1, whole genome shotgun sequence contains the following coding sequences:
- the IFT27 gene encoding intraflagellar transport protein 27 homolog isoform X2, translating to MFCNDGSHFQKNYTLTTGVEMLVKNVAIPETNSIVELFIFDSAGKELFSEVLEKLWEHPNVLCVVYDVTSEQSFNNCAKWLEKLRAQALGINLPGVLVGNKTDLIGRRVVEQKQAQEWAQNHGLEYCETSVKEMENFEAPFHILANSFHRLYQEKVESFHSLV from the exons ACAACGGGCGTGGAGATGTTGGTGAAGAATGTAGCTATTCCAGAGACAAACAGTATCGTG GAACTCTTCATTTTTGATTCAGCAGGCAAGGAATTATTTTCTGAGGTGCTGGAGAAACTG TGGGAGCATCCCAATGTTCTGTGTGTTGTGTATGATGTGACCAGTGAACAGTCTTTCAACAACTGTGCCAAATGGTTGGAAAAGCTGAGGGCACAGGCACTTGGAATTAACCTTCCAG gtgtgttggtagGGAATAAAACAGACCTTATTGGTCGTCGAGTTGTGGAACAGAAACAGGCACAGGAGTGGGCTCAGAACCATGGCTTGGAATACTGTGAGACGTCAGTG AAGGAGATGGAAAACTTTGAAGCCCCTTTCCACATCCTGGCAAACTCATTCCATCGACTATACCAAGAGAAGGTGGAAAGCTTTCATTCACTAGTGTGA